Proteins co-encoded in one Quercus robur chromosome 8, dhQueRobu3.1, whole genome shotgun sequence genomic window:
- the LOC126695242 gene encoding uncharacterized protein LOC126695242 isoform X2 — MALQAGISTSKVLVLAGAGWTVSVVLRSGRLSELIAQLQVLLRGVDEAEISSEKYDSAALTAQIRQLAQEIRELAVSHPVTVFNGNSASSGSYASYLVPAAALGAMGYCYMWWKGWSLSDVMFVTKHNMANAVATVSKQLENVNEALSATKRHLTQKLENLDWKVEEHKETSKLIANDVNEVKSNLSQIGFDVESIHQMLSGLEGKIELLESKQDMTNSGLWYLCQVAGGFKDGLNAKLFKDVGDTVANHSTITFEETSLKGLQFIAETKDSGVIDKSMKTTRIIDLDNFPGEKARTLKNRIHRSYPVGMSLAEIL; from the exons ATGGCCTTACAGGCTGGGATTTCAACCTCCAAGGTTCTTGTTCTTGCCGGAGCAG GTTGGACTGTTTCGGTTGTTTTGAGAAGTGGGCGATTGTCTGAGCTCATTGCGCAACTTCAAGTTTTACTCAGAGGTGTAGATGAAGCTGAAATCTCGTCTGAAAAGTATGACAGTGCGGCTCTTACAGCTCAG ATTCGACAATTGGCTCAAGAGATCAGGGAGTTAGCTGTTTCCCATCCTGTAACTGTTTTCAATGGGAACTCTGCCTCCAGTG GGAGTTATGCTTCTTACTTAGTGCCTGCTGCTGCACTTGGAGCAATGGGATATTGTTACATGTGGTGGAAG GGATGGTCGCTTTCCGATGTTATGTTTGTAACAAAGCACAATATGGCAAATGCTGTTGCAACTGTCTCCAAACAATTAGAGAATGTCAATGAAGCACTGTCT GCAACAAAGAGGCATCTAACCCAGAAGCTAGAAAACTTGGACTGGAAGGTTGAGGAGCATAAGGAAACATCCAAGCTTATTGCAAATGAT GTTAATGAGGTGAAGTCAAACCTTTCTCAAATTGGGTTTGATGTTGAATCGATCCATCAAATGCTATCTGGGTTG GAAGGAAAGATTGAGCTTCTTGAAAGCAAACAG GATATGACCAACTCAGGCCTATGGTATCTATGCCAAGTGGCTGGAGGCTTCAAAGATGGGCTTAATGCCAAACTTTTTAAG GATGTCGGTGATACAGTAGCAAATCATTCAACAATCACATTTGAGGAGACCTCTCTCAAG GGACTCCAATTTATTGCTGAAACGAAGGACTCAGGTGTGATTGATAAATCAATGAAAACCACAAGGATAATTGATCTTGACAACTTCCCTGGTGAAAAAGCTCGGACACTGAAAAATAGAATTCACAGGTCATATCCAGTTGGGATGTCTTTGGCTGAGATATTATGA
- the LOC126695242 gene encoding uncharacterized protein LOC126695242 isoform X1 gives MALQAGISTSKVLVLAGAGWTVSVVLRSGRLSELIAQLQVLLRGVDEAEISSEKYDSAALTAQIRQLAQEIRELAVSHPVTVFNGNSASSGSYASYLVPAAALGAMGYCYMWWKGWSLSDVMFVTKHNMANAVATVSKQLENVNEALSATKRHLTQKLENLDWKVEEHKETSKLIANDVNEVKSNLSQIGFDVESIHQMLSGLEGKIELLESKQDMTNSGLWYLCQVAGGFKDGLNAKLFKQDVGDTVANHSTITFEETSLKGLQFIAETKDSGVIDKSMKTTRIIDLDNFPGEKARTLKNRIHRSYPVGMSLAEIL, from the exons ATGGCCTTACAGGCTGGGATTTCAACCTCCAAGGTTCTTGTTCTTGCCGGAGCAG GTTGGACTGTTTCGGTTGTTTTGAGAAGTGGGCGATTGTCTGAGCTCATTGCGCAACTTCAAGTTTTACTCAGAGGTGTAGATGAAGCTGAAATCTCGTCTGAAAAGTATGACAGTGCGGCTCTTACAGCTCAG ATTCGACAATTGGCTCAAGAGATCAGGGAGTTAGCTGTTTCCCATCCTGTAACTGTTTTCAATGGGAACTCTGCCTCCAGTG GGAGTTATGCTTCTTACTTAGTGCCTGCTGCTGCACTTGGAGCAATGGGATATTGTTACATGTGGTGGAAG GGATGGTCGCTTTCCGATGTTATGTTTGTAACAAAGCACAATATGGCAAATGCTGTTGCAACTGTCTCCAAACAATTAGAGAATGTCAATGAAGCACTGTCT GCAACAAAGAGGCATCTAACCCAGAAGCTAGAAAACTTGGACTGGAAGGTTGAGGAGCATAAGGAAACATCCAAGCTTATTGCAAATGAT GTTAATGAGGTGAAGTCAAACCTTTCTCAAATTGGGTTTGATGTTGAATCGATCCATCAAATGCTATCTGGGTTG GAAGGAAAGATTGAGCTTCTTGAAAGCAAACAG GATATGACCAACTCAGGCCTATGGTATCTATGCCAAGTGGCTGGAGGCTTCAAAGATGGGCTTAATGCCAAACTTTTTAAG CAGGATGTCGGTGATACAGTAGCAAATCATTCAACAATCACATTTGAGGAGACCTCTCTCAAG GGACTCCAATTTATTGCTGAAACGAAGGACTCAGGTGTGATTGATAAATCAATGAAAACCACAAGGATAATTGATCTTGACAACTTCCCTGGTGAAAAAGCTCGGACACTGAAAAATAGAATTCACAGGTCATATCCAGTTGGGATGTCTTTGGCTGAGATATTATGA
- the LOC126696182 gene encoding uncharacterized protein LOC126696182 yields the protein MVFWEPVHQILDKIKDEPYFRWPNKMGGDPTKRNQSLHCQYHQDRGHIIDECRTLCNHLEQLVKIGKLKQFLYQPSGEDSQTGSRTQKDASSRPHLGTISVILTALGKTDSHPSRVMFIDQPFLEILILDPKRSRMEVQPTLSFSDKDKVGTLQPHDDALVVILRIGGYDVKRVLVDQGSGAEIMYPDLFKWLKLRPEDLA from the coding sequence ATGGTGTTCTGGGAGCCTGTGCATCAAATATTGGATAAGATAAAAGATGAACCATACTTCAGGTGGCCCAATAAGATGGGTGGGGACCCCACGAAACGTAATCAAAGTCTTCATTGTCAGTATCACCAAGACCGAGGACACATTATTGACGAGTGCAGGACTTTGTGTAATCATCTCGAGCAGCTAGTTAAGATTGGGAAGTTAAAACAATTCTTGTATCAGCCTAGTGGAGAGGACAGTCAGACAGGGTCGAGAACTCAGAaagatgcttcttcaagaccaCATTTGGGGACAATCAGTGTTATTCTTACTGCCCTAGGTAAGACTGATTCCCATCCATCCAGGGTGATGTTTATAGATCAGCCATTTCTAGAGATCTTGATTCTTGACCCCAAAAGGAGTAGAATGGAAGTCCAACCAACCTTGAGCTTTTCCGATAAGGATAAGGTGGGAACCCTACAACCGCATGATGATGCTCTAGTGGTTATTCTCAGGATTGGAGGGTATGATGTGAAAAGGGTTTTAGTAGATCAAGGTAGCGGTGCAGAGATCATGTACCCTGACCTATTTAAGTGGCTGAAGTTGAGGCCTGAGGACCTGGCTTGA